The following are from one region of the Entelurus aequoreus isolate RoL-2023_Sb linkage group LG17, RoL_Eaeq_v1.1, whole genome shotgun sequence genome:
- the LOC133632477 gene encoding zinc finger protein OZF-like isoform X2, protein MDDYCCAKMATSAKREHERESAPPTSSKSPTEIKTKDEDVQQMIGHPEELPRQSGGSSTLKQETPQPPCIKKEEEELWITQEGECLLGPQEADLTKLPLTVVSVKTEDDEEKPQADNLLAPLSDSENEDQVDEPLSGNTDCEDIQQLIGHPEELHHQSAGGRSTLKQETPQPPHIKKEEEELWITQEGECLLGPQEADLTKLPLTVVSVKTEDGEEKPQVDNLLAPLSDSEAEDEVEVTMSSDTDCEGDMRTHTDNKHSKRCKKKRGKKIYSCSICAKSFTRERDLTQHMRTHTGEKPFDCSVCGKSFSQKSNLNQHMRTHTGEKAFNCSVCGKGFFRKDNWTNHVRTHTGEKPYSCSVCSKSYFQQGKLTIHLRTHTGVKTVNCLVCGKSFYHKINLTLHMRIHTGEKPYSCSVCSKSFSQKGNLTQHMSSHTGEKTFNCSVCGKSFFLKGNLTRHVRTHTGEKTFNCSVCGKSFFLKGNLTRHVRTHTGEKTFNCSVCGKDFSLKSNLTQHMKTHTGDKTFSCSVCNKGFYHNVDAERHIKTHKGE, encoded by the exons atggacgactactgctgtgctaagatggcgacgtccgctaaaagagaacatgaaagagaatcagcgccaccaacttccagcaaatcaccaacggagataaagacgaaagatgaag acgtccagcaaaTGATTGGACATCCAGAAGAACTTCCCCGTCAGTCAggagggagctccactttgaagcaggagactccacaaccaccctgcattaaaaaggaagaggaggaactctggatcactcaggagggagagtgtcttctaggaccacaagaggctgatctcaccaagttaccactgactgttgtctctgtgaagactgaagatgatgaagagaaaccacaagcagacaacctcttagctccactatcagatagtgagaaTGAAGACCAAGTTGATGAACCTTTGAGCGGAAATACTGACTGTGAAG acatccagcagctgattggtcatccaGAAGAACTTCACCATCAGTCGGCAGGAGGGaggtccactttgaagcaggagactccacagccaccccacattaaaaaggaagaggaggaactctggatcactcaggagggagagtgtcttctaggaccacaggaggctgatctcaccaagttgccactgactgttgtctctgtgaagactgaagatggtgaagagaaaccacaagtagacaacctcctAGCTCCACtctcagatagtgaggctgaagacgaggttgaagtaactatgagcagcgatacagactgtgaaggtgatatgaggactcacactgacaacaaacactctaaaCGCTGtaaaaagaagagaggtaaaaaaatatatagctgCTCAATTTGTGCTAAAAGCTTTACTCGAGAGAgagatttgactcaacacatgagaacacacaccggagaaaaaccatttGATTGTTCGGTTTGTggaaaaagcttttctcaaaaaagcAATTTgaatcaacacatgagaacacacacaggagaaaaagcaTTCAActgttcagtttgcggtaaagGCTTTTTTCGAAAAGACAATTGGACTAATCATGTacgaacgcacacaggagaaaaaccatataGTTGTTCAGTTTGCAGCAAAAGCTATTTTCAACAAGGCAAATTGACTATACACttgagaacacacacgggagtAAAAACAGTTaattgtttagtttgtggtaaaagcttttatCATAAAATCAATTTGACgctacacatgagaatacacacaggagaaaaaccgtatagttgttcagtttgcagtaaaagcttttctcaaaaaggcaatttgactcaacacatgagctcacacacaggagaaaaaacatttaactgtTCCGTTTGTGGGAAAAGCTTTTTTCTAAAAGGCAATTTGACTCGACACgtaagaacacacacaggagaaaaaacatttaactgttccgtttgtggtaaaagcttttttCTAAAAGGCAATTTGACTCGACACGTaagaacacacacgggagaaaaaacatttaattgttcagtttgtggtaaagacTTTTCTCTTAAgagcaatttgactcaacacatgaaaacacacacaggagataaaacatttagttgttcagtctgCAATAAAGGATTCTATCACAATGTAGATGCAGAAAgacacataaaaacacacaaaggAGAATAA
- the LOC133632477 gene encoding gastrula zinc finger protein XlCGF57.1-like isoform X1, giving the protein MDDYCCAKMATSAKREHERESAPPTSSKSPTEIKTKDEDVQQLIGHPEKLPPQSRGSSTLKQKTPQPPHIKKEEEELWITQEGECLLGPQEADLTKLPLTVVSVKIEDDEEKPQLDNLLAPLSDTEVEESLSSNTNCKDVQQLIGHPEELPFQFGESSTLKLDTPQPTHFEKEEEELWITQEGECLLGPQEADLTKLPLTVVSVKTEDDEEKPQADNFLAPLSDSETEDEVEVTMSSDTDCEGDMRTHTDTKHSKKKSGTKPLSCSVCSKIFTRKRGLSQHMRTHTGEKTFDCSVCGKNFSQKNNLTQHMRTHTGEKPCTCSVCGKSFSQNGNLTQHMRTHTGEKPCICSVCGKSFSQNGNLTQHMRTHTGDKPFSCSVCGKSFSRKASWTHHVRTHTGEKPFNCSVCGKSFSRKGNWTLHTRTHTGEITFNCSVCSKSFFYRSNLTKHMRTHTGEKTFSCSVCGRSFYHNSNLTLHMRTHTGEKTFTCPVCDKSFFLKGNVTQHMRTHTGEKIFNCSVCGKNFSYKSSLTLHMRTHTGEKPYCCSVCGKNFSQKVRLTQHMRAHTGEKPFSCSVCGKGFCHNAHAVRHIKTHTGE; this is encoded by the exons atggacgactactgctgtgctaagatggcgacgtccgctaaaagagaacatgaaagagaatcagcgccaccaacttccagcaaatcaccaacggagataaagacgaaagatgaag acgtccagcagctgattggtcatccaGAAAAACTACCCCCTCAGtcaagggggagctccactttgaagcagaagACTCCACAGCCaccccacattaaaaaggaagaggaggaactctggatcactcaggagggagagtgtcttctaggaccacaggaggctgatctcaccaagttgccactgactgttgtctctgtgaagattgaagatgatgaagagaaaccacaactagacaacctcttagctccactctcAGATACTGAGGTCGAAGAATCTTTGAGCAGCAATACAAACTGTAAAG atgtccagcagctgatcggtcaTCCAGAAGAACTTCCCTTTCAATTCGGGGAGAGCTCCACTCTGAAGCTGGACACTCCACAGCCAACCCACTttgaaaaggaagaggaggaactctggatcactcaggagggagagtgtcttctaggaccgcaggaggctgatctcaccaagttgccactgactgttgtctctgtgaagaccgaagatgatgaagagaaaccacaagcagACAACTTCTTAGCTCCACTCTCAGATAGTGAgactgaagacgaggttgaagtaactatgagcagcgatacagactgtgaaggtgatatgaggactcacactgacaccAAACACTCTAAAAAGAAGAGCGGTACAAAGCCTTTAAGCTGCTCAGTTTGTTCTAAAATCTTTACTCGAAAGCGAGGTTtgtctcaacacatgagaacacacaccggagaaaaaacaTTTGATTGTTCTGTATGTGGTAAGAactttagtcaaaaaaacaatttgactcaacacatgagaacgcacacaggagaaaaaccatgtacatgttcagtttgtggcaaaagcttttcccaaaatggcaatttgactcaacacatgagaacacacactggagaaaaaccatgtATTTGTtccgtttgtggcaaaagcttttctcaaaatggcaatttgactcaacacatgagaacacacacgggagacAAACCATTTAGTTGCTCAGTTTGcggtaaaagcttttctcgaaaagCCAGTTGGACTCATCACgtaagaacacacacaggagaaaaaccatttaattgttcagtttgcggtaaaagcTTCTCTCGTAAAGGCAATTGGACGTtacacacgagaacacacacgGGTGAAATAACATTTAATTGTTCTGTTTGTAGTAAAAGCTTTTTTTATAGAAGCAATTTGACAAAGCACATGaggacacacacaggagaaaaaacatttagttgttcagtttgtggtagaaGCTTTTATCACAATAGCAATTTGACTCTACACATGAGAactcacacaggagaaaaaacgttTACTTGTCCTGTttgtgataaaagcttttttctaaAAGGCAACGTGacccaacacatgagaacacacacaggagaaaaaatatttaattgttcagtttgtggtaaaaacttTTCATATAAGAGCAGTTTGACtctgcacatgagaacacacacaggtgaaaaaccatattgttgttcagtttgtggtaaaaacttttcccaaaaggtacgtttgactcaacacatgagagcgcacactggagaaaaaccatttagttgttcagtctgTGGCAAAGGATTCTGTCATAATGCACACGCAGTAAgacacataaaaacacacacgGGAGAATAA
- the LOC133632477 gene encoding zinc finger protein OZF-like isoform X3: MIGHPEELPRQSGGSSTLKQETPQPPCIKKEEEELWITQEGECLLGPQEADLTKLPLTVVSVKTEDDEEKPQADNLLAPLSDSENEDQVDEPLSGNTDCEDIQQLIGHPEELHHQSAGGRSTLKQETPQPPHIKKEEEELWITQEGECLLGPQEADLTKLPLTVVSVKTEDGEEKPQVDNLLAPLSDSEAEDEVEVTMSSDTDCEGDMRTHTDNKHSKRCKKKRGKKIYSCSICAKSFTRERDLTQHMRTHTGEKPFDCSVCGKSFSQKSNLNQHMRTHTGEKAFNCSVCGKGFFRKDNWTNHVRTHTGEKPYSCSVCSKSYFQQGKLTIHLRTHTGVKTVNCLVCGKSFYHKINLTLHMRIHTGEKPYSCSVCSKSFSQKGNLTQHMSSHTGEKTFNCSVCGKSFFLKGNLTRHVRTHTGEKTFNCSVCGKSFFLKGNLTRHVRTHTGEKTFNCSVCGKDFSLKSNLTQHMKTHTGDKTFSCSVCNKGFYHNVDAERHIKTHKGE; encoded by the exons aTGATTGGACATCCAGAAGAACTTCCCCGTCAGTCAggagggagctccactttgaagcaggagactccacaaccaccctgcattaaaaaggaagaggaggaactctggatcactcaggagggagagtgtcttctaggaccacaagaggctgatctcaccaagttaccactgactgttgtctctgtgaagactgaagatgatgaagagaaaccacaagcagacaacctcttagctccactatcagatagtgagaaTGAAGACCAAGTTGATGAACCTTTGAGCGGAAATACTGACTGTGAAG acatccagcagctgattggtcatccaGAAGAACTTCACCATCAGTCGGCAGGAGGGaggtccactttgaagcaggagactccacagccaccccacattaaaaaggaagaggaggaactctggatcactcaggagggagagtgtcttctaggaccacaggaggctgatctcaccaagttgccactgactgttgtctctgtgaagactgaagatggtgaagagaaaccacaagtagacaacctcctAGCTCCACtctcagatagtgaggctgaagacgaggttgaagtaactatgagcagcgatacagactgtgaaggtgatatgaggactcacactgacaacaaacactctaaaCGCTGtaaaaagaagagaggtaaaaaaatatatagctgCTCAATTTGTGCTAAAAGCTTTACTCGAGAGAgagatttgactcaacacatgagaacacacaccggagaaaaaccatttGATTGTTCGGTTTGTggaaaaagcttttctcaaaaaagcAATTTgaatcaacacatgagaacacacacaggagaaaaagcaTTCAActgttcagtttgcggtaaagGCTTTTTTCGAAAAGACAATTGGACTAATCATGTacgaacgcacacaggagaaaaaccatataGTTGTTCAGTTTGCAGCAAAAGCTATTTTCAACAAGGCAAATTGACTATACACttgagaacacacacgggagtAAAAACAGTTaattgtttagtttgtggtaaaagcttttatCATAAAATCAATTTGACgctacacatgagaatacacacaggagaaaaaccgtatagttgttcagtttgcagtaaaagcttttctcaaaaaggcaatttgactcaacacatgagctcacacacaggagaaaaaacatttaactgtTCCGTTTGTGGGAAAAGCTTTTTTCTAAAAGGCAATTTGACTCGACACgtaagaacacacacaggagaaaaaacatttaactgttccgtttgtggtaaaagcttttttCTAAAAGGCAATTTGACTCGACACGTaagaacacacacgggagaaaaaacatttaattgttcagtttgtggtaaagacTTTTCTCTTAAgagcaatttgactcaacacatgaaaacacacacaggagataaaacatttagttgttcagtctgCAATAAAGGATTCTATCACAATGTAGATGCAGAAAgacacataaaaacacacaaaggAGAATAA